The genomic interval ggcagcactttgcaccaatggggcagaacgcagcacctacaggaTGCTCTGTCtggctctggcgggccttgtcgggctctggcgggccaTGTCATGCTCTGTTGGGTCtatcgggctctgtcgggctctgtcgggctctgtcgggctctgtcgggccatGTCACGCCCTGTCGGGTCTATCGGGCTCTGTCGGGTCtatcgggctctgtcgggctctgtcgggctctgtcgggccctgtcgggctctgtcgggccatGTCACGCCCTGTCGGGTCTATCGGGCTCTGTCGGGTCtatcgggctctgtcgggctctgtcgggccatGTCATGCTCTGTcgggccctgtcgggctctgtcgggccatGTCGTGCTCTGTCGGGTCtatcgggctctgtcgggctctgtcgggccatgtcatgccctgtcgggctctgtcgtgctctgtcaggatctatcgggctctgtcgggccttgtcatGCCCTGCCGGGTCTATCGGGCTCTGTCGGGTCtatcgggctctggcgggctctgccGGTCCCTGTGGGGCCGTGTTGGACCGCGCCGGCCTTGCCGTGCCTATGGCGGTGGCTGTTGGTGCGCGGCCCCTCCTGTCCTGCAGGGGGCAGCGCGGCGGAGCTGGGGGGGACGGGACGGGCGGGGCCCTCCCGCCACGCGTGGATTCCGGCTCCGGGAGGCGCCGCCGGCGCTCAGGCCGGCTCTGAACTACGGCTCCCGGCATGCCCCACTCCCGCGTGGGCGGGGCTGCCGCGCAGCGCCCGTTCTGCTTCCTGTCGGGGCCGCTGCTGCCGGAGAGTGAGGCCGGGGGGGCGCTCGGGGCGGGGGGCACGGCGCGTCCCCGCGGTCCGCAcgtcccgtgtccccacgtcccgtgtccccccaggcCGCCATGAGCCTGCAGTGGACGGTGGTGGCCACGTTCCTGTACGCGGAGGTgttcctggtgctgctgctctgcgTGCCCTTCGTGTCGGCGGCCAGGTGAGCGGGCGCCGGGCCGCGCGGCTCCCGGCGGGGCGCCCGGTGTCCCAACGTCCGTCCCCCCGCAGGTGGCAGCGGATCTTCCGCTCGCGGCTGGTGGGCCTGGCCGTGGCCCGCGGGAACACGGCGTTCCTCGTGCTCATCGccgtgctggtgctgctgctgctcggtGCGTGGGGGGTCGGGGCCGCTCTGCCGCCGGTTAACCGGAAACGGAGCGTCTGCCCCGCTTTAACCCCGTGTTAAAGTGCCCCCCGCTTTAACCCCCGTGTTAATTGTGCCCCCCCGGTTTAACCCCCGTGTTAAAGTGCCCCCCGCTTTAACCCCCGTGTTAAAGTGCCCCCCCGGTTTAACCCCCGTGTTAAAGTGCCCCCCCGGTTTAACCCCGTGTTAAAGTGCCCCCCCGCTTTAACCCCGTGTTAAAGTGCCCCCCGCTTTAACCCCCGTGTTAATTGTGCCCCCCCGGTTTAACCCCCGTGTTAAAGTGCCCCCCCGGTTTAACCCCGTGTTAAAGTGCCCCCCGGTTTAACCCCCGTGTTAAAGTGCCCCCCCGCTTTATCCCCGTGTTAAAGTGCCCCCCCGCTTTAACCCCCGTGTTAAAGTGCCCCCCCGGTTTAAACCCCGTGTTAAAGTGCCCCCCGCTTTAACCCCCGTGTTAAAGTGCCCCCCGCTTTAACCCCCGTGTTAAAGTGCCCCCCCGGTTTAACCCCCGTGTTAAAGTGCCCCCCGCTTTAACCCCCGTGTTAAAGTGCCCCCCCGCTTTAACCCCCGTGTTAAAGTGCCCCCCCGGTTTAACCCCCGTGTTAAAGTGCCCCCCGCTTTAACCCCCGTGTTAAAGTGCCCCCCCGGTTTaaccccccacacccccagacACGTTCCATAAGACACGCTGGTACAGGTCCAGTTTAACCCCTGGTTTAACCACACCCCCCCAGTTTAACTGTTCCCCCCAGTTTAACCACATCTGCCCAGTGTAACTTTCCCCCCGAGACATGTTCCATAAACCACACTGGTACAGGTCCAGTTTAACCCCTGGTGTAACCCCCCCCGCTGCATTCCCCGCGCCCCCCCATGCCGGTTTGACCGTGTCCCCGCAGACGCGCTCCGCGAGACGCAGCGCTACGGCGCCCCGgagcgcccggccccgcgcggcCCCGGCGCCAGCGAGCACGTCCACATGAAGCTCTTCCGCGCCCAGCGCAACCTCTACGTGGCCGGGTTCTCGCTGCTGCTGGCCTTGTGagctgggggggcgggggggggtgggaGCGCCCCCCCGTCCCGCTGACCCCCCCGTCCCGCTGACCCCCCCGCAGCCTCGTGCGCCGGCTGGTGACGCTGATCTCGCAGCAGGCCGTGCTGGGCGCCGCCAGCGAGGCGTTCCGCAAGCAGGCCGAGGGCGCCAGCCGCGCCGCCCGGCGCTACATGGAGGACAACGACGCGCTCAGGAAGGTaccgcggggcggggggaacgcggcgccggggcggggggggcaggtggggggcgctgatgtgtgtgtgtgtccccccccgtgtccccgcagcagctgcaggatggGGGGGGTGACAGCGCAGCGCCGTCCCCCGAGGAGAACGAGTCGCTCAAGGCCAAAGTGGAGAAGCTGAAGGAGGAGCTGGCGGCCAGCAAGCGCAGTACGGGGCGGGGGTGGGGAGGCGGGGGGGTTGGGGCGGTTTCGGGGTGTCCCTGACCCCCCCGTGTcgccctgcagctctggagaaGGCGGGAGAACGAGGTGCAGGCCATGCGGCGCCAGGCCGAGGGGCTGACGCGCGAGTACGAccggctgctggagcagcacgcGCGCCTGCAGGTGAGCGCGGAGCAGCCCCGGCACCCCAAACCCGCCCTGAagcagccccggccccagcAGTGCTCACGGCTGTAAGCACGGGGTGCCCCCGAGCAcccccagcagcctggctgcaggTACAGGGGGCTCTGACGCCCCTAAACCCCCCCAGGCAGCACACGATGGGCCCCGGGACAAGAAAGAGGAGTGagaccgggccccgcccccccggaCAAGCCACACCCAGCGGACCAGGCCCCGCCTGACAAGCCACGC from Columba livia isolate bColLiv1 breed racing homer unplaced genomic scaffold, bColLiv1.pat.W.v2 Scaffold_1997, whole genome shotgun sequence carries:
- the BCAP31 gene encoding B-cell receptor-associated protein 31 isoform X1, translated to MSLQWTVVATFLYAEVFLVLLLCVPFVSAARWQRIFRSRLVGLAVARGNTAFLVLIAVLVLLLLDALRETQRYGAPERPAPRGPGASEHVHMKLFRAQRNLYVAGFSLLLAFLVRRLVTLISQQAVLGAASEAFRKQAEGASRAARRYMEDNDALRKQLQDGGGDSAAPSPEENESLKAKVEKLKEELAASKRTLEKAGERGAGHAAPGRGADARVRPAAGAARAPAGSTRWAPGQERGVRPGPAPPDKPHPADQAPPDKPRPADQALPPDKPRPADQAPPPGQATPSRPGPTPAPPASGQWAGFGTGWFWGPSQPPPRPEVGGPPALGGGGAEPLFWGAETPCSPHLPFQ
- the BCAP31 gene encoding B-cell receptor-associated protein 31 isoform X3, whose amino-acid sequence is MPHSRVGGAAAQRPFCFLSGPLLPESRHEPAVDGGGHVPVRGGVPGAAALRALRVGGQVAADLPLAAGGPGRGPREHGVPRAHRRAGAAAARLVRRLVTLISQQAVLGAASEAFRKQAEGASRAARRYMEDNDALRKQLQDGGGDSAAPSPEENESLKAKVEKLKEELAASKRTLEKAGERGAGHAAPGRGADARVRPAAGAARAPAGSTRWAPGQERGVRPGPAPPDKPHPADQAPPDKPRPADQALPPDKPRPADQAPPPGQATPSRPGPTPAPPASGQWAGFGTGWFWGPSQPPPRPEVGGPPALGGGGAEPLFWGAETPCSPHLPFQ
- the BCAP31 gene encoding B-cell receptor-associated protein 31 isoform X4; the protein is MSLQWTVVATFLYAEVFLVLLLCVPFVSAARWQRIFRSRLVGLAVARGNTAFLVLIAVLVLLLLDALRETQRYGAPERPAPRGPGASEHVHMKLFRAQRNLYVAGFSLLLAFLVRRLVTLISQQAVLGAASEAFRKQAEGASRAARRYMEDNDALRKQLQDGGGDSAAPSPEENESLKAKVEKLKEELAASKRSTGRRENEVQAMRRQAEGLTREYDRLLEQHARLQAAHDGPRDKKEE
- the BCAP31 gene encoding B-cell receptor-associated protein 31 isoform X2; the protein is MSLQWTVVATFLYAEVFLVLLLCVPFVSAARWQRIFRSRLVGLAVARGNTAFLVLIAVLVLLLLDALRETQRYGAPERPAPRGPGASEHVHMKLFRAQRNLYVAGFSLLLAFLVRRLVTLISQQAVLGAASEAFRKQAEGASRAARRYMEDNDALRKLQDGGGDSAAPSPEENESLKAKVEKLKEELAASKRTLEKAGERGAGHAAPGRGADARVRPAAGAARAPAGSTRWAPGQERGVRPGPAPPDKPHPADQAPPDKPRPADQALPPDKPRPADQAPPPGQATPSRPGPTPAPPASGQWAGFGTGWFWGPSQPPPRPEVGGPPALGGGGAEPLFWGAETPCSPHLPFQ